CGTCCGTCTCGGTCTCGAGCGTCCCGGCATCGATCATCGACGCCCAGCTGTCGAGATCCTCGAAGTCCTCGATCGTCTCGCCCGGGAGGTCGAGGGACCCGTCACCGCCGTTCTCCTCGGGCGACCGTGCTTCGGCCGTCGGCTCGCTGCCATCGTCGCGCCACTCGCGGACGGTCGAGAGACAGCCGGCGAGACCGATTGCCCCGGCCGTGCCGACGGCAGTCACGAACGATCGTCGGTTTCGATTCATCATTGGCGGGGTCGACGAACCGTTCGGTCTTTCTTATAGAGTTGTTAGGCCCGTAACGTCCCGGTCCGCGTCGTTCGGCCAGTCTCGCCACGCGTCCGTTGCGACGATCGGTCGGCTCGTGAGACCGGCCGGAACGCTCCGTCGCGGCGTTTATCGACTCGATAATAATGCGACGCGAACGGCTAGCCCCGGAAAATGACTCGCGTCAGCGTCATCATCCCGACGTACAACAGAGCGACGACGCTTCCACGGGCGATCGACAGCGCACTCGCACAGACGGTCGACGACCTCGAGGTCGTCGTCGTCGACGACGGCTCGACCGACGACACCGACTCGGTGCTCGCCGAGTACGACGACCCGCGAGTTCGGCCGGTCGTCCACGCGACCAACCAAGGGGCGAACGTCGCCCGGAACACGGGGATCGACCACGCCCGCGGCGAGTACGTCGCCTTCCTCGACTCCGACGACGAGTGGCGTTCCGAGAAGCTCGAGCGACAGCTCGAGACCCTCGAGGATCGCTCGGACGAGTGGATCGGCGTCTACTGCGACGCGGTGTTCGAGCTGTCGGGGACGGACGGCTGGTTCCGATCGACGGCCGCAACCGTCCTCGCTCGCGGGGACGACCGACCAACGATGGAGGGCGGCGAGGAACTGATCGGCGAGATCCTGGCGGACAACGTCCAGCCGGGTGCCGGCTCGACATTGGTCGTTCGAACCGATGTCGCCCGTGATATCGGTGGGTGGGACGAACAACTCGACCGGTTTCAGGACCCCGAGTTCTGCCTGCGGGTGCTCGAGGCGGGCAACCTCGCGTACGTCGACGAGGAACTCGTCGTCCGCGAAGAGACGGCCATCCCGCCAGCGGATGTCATCAAAAACGCGGACGAACAGTACCTGTCGATGTACGACGAGACGGTCGAGCGCTTCGAGAGCGAGGGCTACGAGATTCGCTCGAGCCACCAGCTCATCCTCGCGAAGTGTTACTTCTCGGAGGGGCGACTCCTCCGCGGCCTCTGGCACCTCCGGAAGGCTGCGCCGTCGCGGCGGCAGTATCCGGGACTCTGCTGGGCCGCCGGCGTCGGCGTTCGACAGCGACCGGTTCCGATCGTCGCGACGGTCGCATTCGTTCTTGTAGCGATCATCCTGACGCAGACGTGCGTCGCTCGTCGCGTGTTCACCGACTAGCGCTGTCCTGCCGACACGAGTACGTGTCGCCGTTAGACAATGACGTAGTATCCGTTGTTTTACTGGCTGAAACGATACGGAGATCACTCTCGAGCGTGCAACGGTCTTGCCGAATCGATAACTAACCCGCTCTCTCCGGCAGGGTGTGACGTGAACGTCAGAACACTCTACCACACGGCCAGAGGGCTACAGGACCTCGCAGCGACCGAACGCGAGTCGGCCGCCTCGCCATCGCTTCGGCGTCGGCTCTGGCTCTGGCGGCGGGGCTTTCTGAGCCGCTCCGACGCCGTCTACGATCTCGACGAGTCGACGTATCGGGACTACCTGAACGACTATCGGCGATTCGTCCGAACCAAGCAGATCAACGGCACGTGGTCGATCGCGCTGTCGAACAAACTCCTCTTCCACCGCGTGATGCAGCCGTTCGACGACCACCGAATGGGCGTCTACGGCATGATCCGCAACGGTTCGTTCCACAGCGTCGACGGGGGCGATAGCCGACGCGAGGTGACCGACGGTGGCGCGGTCGTCCCGACCGAAAGCGAGAGTGAGGGCGAAACCGATTCGCGGGAAGCTGCCGCGCGTCGGAACGCGAACGTTGCCGAGCGACGGGACTCGAATCATCCTGATCCGCGCTCGTCCGCGGAAACCCGCAACGCCGCCCAGCGCGTCGTCGAACGACTCGAGAGCGACGGTCGGCTGGTCCTCAAATGGGTTCGCGGCGGTGGCGGGAACAACGTCCTCCTGTGTGAACGCACGGACGACGGCTACCGGGTGAACGGCGACTGCTACGCGGAGGTCGAGTTCAGATCGCTGGTCTCGGACCTCGAGGAGTACCTCGTCTGTGAGTACGTCGAACAGGGTTCGTTTGCGGACGGCCTCTACGCGGAGACGCCGAACACGATCCGAATCATCACGATGTACGACGAGGAGCGCGACGAGCCGTTCATCGCCGCGGCGATCCAGCGGATCGGGACGGCGGACTCCGCGCCGCTGGATAACTTCACGCAGGGCGGTCTCTCCGCGGAGATCGACCTCGAGACGGGCGAACTCGGTCCCGGCGTGAGCCCGCCCGGCGACGGCGACCTCGAGTGGCACGCGGTCCACCCCGAGACGAAGACGCCCGTCGAGGGCGCCCACATTCCCGGCTGGAGCGAGATCCGCGAGCGAGTTCTCGAGATGGCAGATACCTGTTCGTTCGTCCCCTACGTCGGTTGGGACATCATCGTCACGGGCGACGACGGCGAGTTCTCGGTGATCGAGGCGAACAGCTACCCCGGACTCAAGTCGATCCAGGTTCACGGGCCGTTGCTGACGGACGACCGAGTTAGGCGGTTTTACGAGCGCCACGGCGTCCGGTGAACTGTCCCGGCCTGTGCCGCCTGTAGACCGGCCGTTCGCGTGTCGGTTGGCGAACCGTTTGCTGCGCTGGGACGATCGATCGCGTTGCCACGACAACCATTGCGAGCGTGATAATAGCTGTATTCGCGAGTTATTCTCGCGATAGTAAACACCGGTTCTCCCGAATCGGGGACCGGATGCAACGGAACTCACTTTCACGACGGACAGCACTGTCACTTACGGCCGGTTCCGTCCTCGCGGGTATCGGTGCCACCACGGCGAGCAGCGAGACCGACGAGGGGGTCTCACGGGAGTCGTTCGAGATACTCGAGGGAACGGACCACGAGACGACAGTACACGTCACGACCGCGCAAGCAGACGGCCCGACGGTCGTCGTCGTCGGCGGCGTCCACGGTAACGAGGTCGCCGGCTACGTCGCCGCGCACGAGATCGCCGACTGGACGATCGAGGCTGGCACGCTCGTCACGATTCCCGAGGCGGACGCCGTCGCGGTCGATCGCGGAATACGGACGGGCGAGGAGGGAGTCGACCTGAATCGCCAGTTCTCCGAAGGCAGCGAGCCGGAGACGAAACTCGCGCGAGCGCTGTGGGACGTCGTCGCGGAATCCGATCCCGACGTGGTCCTCGACCTCCACGAGTCGACAGGGATCTACGCGGGCAACCCCGTCGATGGCGTCGGACAGGCGATCTTCCACTCGGACGGCGACGGCGCTCCGGCTACAGCGGCGGAGGCCGCTGACTACGTTACGCGGAACTACGTGGACGATCCCGATCTCGCGTTCCAGACCGGTCGGTTTTCCGGACCCAACAACGATCCACAGGGGCTTCTCGTCCACAAGGCCGCTCGAGACCTGGACGCCGACGCGTACCTCGTCGAGACGCTGTCGACCGATGTCGACCTCGAGACCCGCGTTCGGTGGCACTCGGTGATCGCCGAGCGACTCGTCGAAGACGAGTTGTTCCCCGAGGAGGTGCCCGAAAACGGCCACGTTCCCGACGATTCCGACGATGACGCCGAGGAGCCGGTAAACGACCCGGATGATGAATCCCCGGACGAAACGGACGACGAACCCGAGGAGACGGACGACTCTGACGAGCCGGTCGAAGAGCAGCCCAACGACGAAACGCCGGACGAAGCGGACGACGCGCCGGACGACGAGACCGACGCGCCGGACCGTGACTCGCTAACCGCGACGATCACGACCGATCCGAGCAACGCGGACGAGCTGTCGCTCGAGTCCGGCCAGACAATCGTCCTCGACGGCTCGCGTTCGTGCGTGCCGGGTGGCGAAATCGTCTGCTACGAG
Above is a window of Natronorubrum tibetense GA33 DNA encoding:
- a CDS encoding glycosyltransferase family 2 protein, giving the protein MTRVSVIIPTYNRATTLPRAIDSALAQTVDDLEVVVVDDGSTDDTDSVLAEYDDPRVRPVVHATNQGANVARNTGIDHARGEYVAFLDSDDEWRSEKLERQLETLEDRSDEWIGVYCDAVFELSGTDGWFRSTAATVLARGDDRPTMEGGEELIGEILADNVQPGAGSTLVVRTDVARDIGGWDEQLDRFQDPEFCLRVLEAGNLAYVDEELVVREETAIPPADVIKNADEQYLSMYDETVERFESEGYEIRSSHQLILAKCYFSEGRLLRGLWHLRKAAPSRRQYPGLCWAAGVGVRQRPVPIVATVAFVLVAIILTQTCVARRVFTD
- a CDS encoding sugar-transfer associated ATP-grasp domain-containing protein; its protein translation is MNVRTLYHTARGLQDLAATERESAASPSLRRRLWLWRRGFLSRSDAVYDLDESTYRDYLNDYRRFVRTKQINGTWSIALSNKLLFHRVMQPFDDHRMGVYGMIRNGSFHSVDGGDSRREVTDGGAVVPTESESEGETDSREAAARRNANVAERRDSNHPDPRSSAETRNAAQRVVERLESDGRLVLKWVRGGGGNNVLLCERTDDGYRVNGDCYAEVEFRSLVSDLEEYLVCEYVEQGSFADGLYAETPNTIRIITMYDEERDEPFIAAAIQRIGTADSAPLDNFTQGGLSAEIDLETGELGPGVSPPGDGDLEWHAVHPETKTPVEGAHIPGWSEIRERVLEMADTCSFVPYVGWDIIVTGDDGEFSVIEANSYPGLKSIQVHGPLLTDDRVRRFYERHGVR
- a CDS encoding PKD domain-containing protein; the encoded protein is MQRNSLSRRTALSLTAGSVLAGIGATTASSETDEGVSRESFEILEGTDHETTVHVTTAQADGPTVVVVGGVHGNEVAGYVAAHEIADWTIEAGTLVTIPEADAVAVDRGIRTGEEGVDLNRQFSEGSEPETKLARALWDVVAESDPDVVLDLHESTGIYAGNPVDGVGQAIFHSDGDGAPATAAEAADYVTRNYVDDPDLAFQTGRFSGPNNDPQGLLVHKAARDLDADAYLVETLSTDVDLETRVRWHSVIAERLVEDELFPEEVPENGHVPDDSDDDAEEPVNDPDDESPDETDDEPEETDDSDEPVEEQPNDETPDEADDAPDDETDAPDRDSLTATITTDPSNADELSLESGQTIVLDGSRSCVPGGEIVCYEWDVGHDGCFDATGETLEVTISANGEHTVVLRVTDDTGATAGEAITFSAS